Proteins encoded together in one Impatiens glandulifera chromosome 1, dImpGla2.1, whole genome shotgun sequence window:
- the LOC124921602 gene encoding methionine aminopeptidase 1A-like: MIRHTQIAFMTGGSESSESTLTCVQCSKPAHLQCPKCVELKFPRESASFCSQDCFKASWSSHKAVHSKTKLTSTSTVGEQDAGSLNDGWLYCLRKGQDRSPNAPHFDWTGTLRPYPISKGRVVPAHIDLPDWALDGIPKIEPNSKLQYVIEIKSPDIISRMREACRIGREVLDAAACVIRPGLTTDEIDEVVHEATIAAGAYPSPLNYNFFPKSCCISVNEVICHGIPDARKLEDGDIVNVDVSVCYNGVHGDLNETFFVGNVNEDSRRLVQCTYECLEKAIALVKPGVRFREIGEVVTRHASMSGFSVARSYCGHGIGELFHCAPNIPHYSRNKAVGIMKAGQIFTIEPMINAGVWRDKMWPDGWTNVTADGKRSAQFEHTLLVTETGAEVLTARLPSSPNIFPWLN; the protein is encoded by the exons GTGTCCTAAATGTGTGGAACTAAAGTTTCCTCGGGAAAGTGCATCATTTTG CTCCCAAGATTGTTTTAAGGCATCATGGAGTTCTCATAAAGCAGTTCATTCAAAGACAAAGCTGACAAGTACTTCAACTGTTGGGGAACAAGATGCTGGTTCTCTTAATGATGGTTGGTTATATTGTTTGAGAAAAGGGCAGGATAGGTCACCAAATGCTCCCCATTTTGATTGGACGGG AACACTTAGGCCATATCCGATATCTAAAGGGCGTGTTGTACCTGCTCATATTGATCTACCGGATTGGGCATTGGAT GGAATCCCAAAAATTGAGCCTAACAGTAAGTTGCAATATGTTATTGAG ataaaATCTCCAGATATAATTTCTAGAATGAGAGAGGCTTGCAGA ATTGGTAGAGAAGTTTTGGATGCAGCTGCTTGTGTCATTCGTCCTGGTTTGACTACAGATGAAATTGATGAAGTTGTTCATGAAGCAACAATTGCTGCTG GGGCATATCCTTCTCCATTAAACTACAATTTCTTTCCAAAGTCATGCTGCAT CTCTGTTAATGAAGTAATATGCCATGGTATTCCAGATGCAAG GAAACTGGAGGATGGGGATATTGTAAATGTTGATGTATCAGTCTGTTACAATGGTGTCCATG GAGATTTGAATGAAACATTCTTTGTTGGCAATGTTAATGAAGATTCTCGGCGTCTGGTCCAGTGTACTTATGAATGCTTGGAGAAGGCAATAGCATTAG TGAAACCGGGGGTTCGTTTCAGGGAAATTGGGGAAGTAGTCACTCGACATGCTTCGATGTCAGGGTTCTCCGTG GCGAGATCTTATTGTGGTCATGGCATCGGAGAGCTCTTCCATTGTGCACCAAATATTCCTCATTATTCAA GAAATAAAGCTGTTGGCATTATGAAAGCTGGGCAAATTTTTACCATAGAGCCTATGATCAATGCTG GTGTTTGGCGTGATAAGATGTGGCCTGATGGCTGGACTAATGTTACGGCTGATGGAAAACGTAGCGCTCAGTTTGAGCACACTCTTTTG GTGACTGAAACAGGCGCTGAAGTTCTAACAGCACGTTTGCCATCATCACCTAACATATTCCCTTGGCTTAActaa
- the LOC124922014 gene encoding MYB-like transcription factor ETC3, translated as MDSRRRKQAKIAGDHHHYNYNNNNNSCCSEEVNSIEWEFIMMSEQEEDLVYRMHKLVGDRWGLIAGRIPGRKPEEIERFWVMRHTEGFPAKTKTKTEYFSPATLPTSRPARRTSPSSS; from the exons atggaTAGCCGGCGCAGAAAGCAAGCCAAGATTGCCGGAGATCatcatcattataattataataataacaacaataGTTGTTGTTCTGAAG AAGTGAATAGCATAGAGTGGGAGTTCATTATGATGAGTGAACAAGAAGAAGATCTGGTTTATCGAATGCACAAACTCGTCGGAGACAG gtGGGGATTGATAGCAGGGAGGATTCCGGGAAGGAAACCGGAGGAGATAGAGAGATTCTGGGTCATGAGACACACTGAAGGATTCCCCgctaaaactaaaactaaaacaGAGTATTTTTCTCCGGCGACTCTGCCGACCAGCCGGCCGGCCAGACGaacttctccttcttcttcttga